A single genomic interval of Pseudomonas sp. FeN3W harbors:
- a CDS encoding non-ribosomal peptide synthetase, which yields MRPLGNAQQGLWYGYLLNEDRAMFNTAECIAFAGKAQAPLLIAAVRQAVGECEALAGRYVVDGEAVLFEPCELPLDVAQLDVPACADAEAWVRDWALADLRQPFDLERELACRFVLLQAAGQDFLYSCVHHIALDGYGTNLLYQRIAELYSAAVRGEPAPACGFGRYAEVLAEDAARDAQGRTAAARGYWLETYSRLPAPVSFSERSAPISATFVRHGARFPAPLWQALNTTAQAHGVGWADLLLAGLSAQLRQVSGSDAQVFGLMVMNRIGSAAFNVPCMQMNIAPLCLETDAGADLIASARSIAKLRRGSRKHQHYRYEALRRDLGRVGGEQRLFGPLVNIMPFDRPLAYGELPARTLNLSAGPVEDLTLEVQVGADGIPQLDYDANPACYSAAHLQALQEELFELLGRWLAKPETPRDRLLEAWMADYRFRQRLNAPAAEQAQLGEVPSVLAAIRNHAARQPERIALCQGERRLNYAALLARAEEIAAALAEQGVRPGERVGVMLARSPEAIVAQLGVLLAGAVYVPLDAEQPAERQRLICASAELALVITEAAYRHRLADSYAGPIQLLGQLASSTRRHAPRSGEAAAYLMFTSGSTGAPKGVEISHRALDHFSAAARLRYGVTADDRMLQFAPFNFDASIEEVFVSLSAGATLVLRTDALLQSIDAFVDGLQKQAIGIVDLPTAFWNEWVVALRSGQARIPAGLKTVIIGGEAVFPEQLAAWQRVAGPQLRLINTYGPTEATVVASSCDLQQVDASAACLPIGQPLATVQTLVLDRGDRPAAEGELVLCGPQLANGYLNSDSAAFARLRIGAQEETVYRTGDRVRHVDGQLVYLGRLDNEFKISGYRIQPGEVEARLLALDGVDEACVLGLELGGGLRRLVAFVAGPCDDLRAIRRELGQVLPAAMVPTDYRHYRALPRTGSNKLDRKRLQAEYLQGATTRALDDATQQRVSAIWQQILGVGGIQAQDNFFELGGQSLQTIQIVNRLAAEFGTAVKVSDVFDNPCLADFCRFLDSRLRQGQAQVETVW from the coding sequence ATGAGGCCGCTGGGCAATGCGCAGCAGGGCCTCTGGTACGGCTACCTGCTCAACGAAGACCGTGCCATGTTCAACACCGCCGAATGCATCGCCTTTGCCGGCAAGGCGCAGGCGCCGCTGCTGATCGCCGCCGTGCGACAGGCGGTGGGCGAATGCGAGGCGCTGGCCGGGCGCTATGTCGTCGACGGCGAGGCGGTGCTCTTCGAACCCTGCGAACTGCCGCTGGACGTGGCGCAGCTGGACGTACCGGCGTGCGCCGATGCCGAGGCCTGGGTGCGCGACTGGGCGCTGGCCGATCTCCGCCAGCCGTTCGACCTGGAGCGCGAGCTGGCCTGCCGCTTCGTGCTGCTGCAGGCCGCCGGGCAGGATTTCCTCTACAGCTGCGTGCACCACATCGCCCTCGACGGCTACGGCACCAACCTGCTCTACCAGCGCATCGCCGAACTCTACAGCGCCGCCGTGCGCGGCGAGCCGGCGCCGGCCTGCGGCTTCGGCCGCTACGCCGAGGTGCTCGCCGAGGATGCCGCGCGCGACGCCCAGGGGCGAACTGCCGCCGCGCGCGGCTACTGGCTGGAGACCTACTCGCGGCTGCCAGCGCCGGTCAGTTTCAGCGAGCGCAGCGCGCCGATCTCGGCGACTTTCGTGCGCCACGGCGCGCGCTTTCCGGCACCGTTGTGGCAGGCGCTGAACACCACCGCCCAAGCCCATGGCGTCGGCTGGGCCGATCTGCTGCTGGCCGGGCTCAGTGCCCAGCTGCGCCAGGTCAGCGGCAGCGATGCCCAGGTATTCGGGCTGATGGTGATGAACCGCATCGGTTCGGCCGCGTTCAACGTGCCCTGCATGCAGATGAACATCGCCCCGCTGTGCCTGGAAACGGACGCTGGCGCCGACCTGATCGCCAGCGCCCGGAGCATCGCCAAGCTGCGCCGTGGCAGCCGCAAGCACCAGCATTACCGCTACGAAGCGCTGCGCCGCGACCTCGGTCGCGTCGGCGGCGAGCAGCGGCTGTTCGGCCCGCTGGTCAACATCATGCCGTTCGATCGCCCGCTGGCCTACGGCGAGCTGCCGGCGCGCACGCTGAACCTCAGCGCCGGGCCGGTGGAGGACCTGACCCTGGAGGTGCAGGTCGGCGCCGACGGCATTCCGCAGCTGGACTACGACGCCAACCCGGCCTGCTACAGCGCCGCGCACCTGCAGGCGCTGCAGGAAGAACTGTTCGAGCTGCTCGGCCGCTGGCTGGCGAAACCCGAGACGCCGCGCGACAGGCTGCTCGAGGCCTGGATGGCCGACTACCGATTTCGCCAGCGCCTGAACGCGCCGGCCGCGGAACAGGCGCAGCTGGGCGAGGTGCCCAGCGTGCTGGCGGCGATCCGCAACCATGCTGCGCGCCAGCCGGAACGCATCGCGCTGTGCCAGGGCGAGCGCCGGCTGAACTATGCCGCGCTGCTGGCGCGTGCCGAGGAGATCGCCGCGGCGCTGGCGGAGCAGGGTGTGCGGCCCGGCGAGCGGGTCGGGGTGATGCTCGCGCGCTCGCCCGAGGCGATCGTCGCCCAGCTCGGTGTGCTGCTGGCGGGCGCCGTCTATGTGCCACTGGATGCCGAGCAGCCGGCCGAGCGGCAGCGACTGATCTGCGCCAGTGCAGAACTGGCGCTGGTGATCACCGAGGCGGCCTACCGCCATCGCCTGGCGGACAGCTACGCCGGACCGATCCAGCTGCTCGGCCAGCTCGCCAGCAGCACGCGTCGGCATGCGCCGCGCAGCGGCGAGGCGGCGGCCTACCTGATGTTCACTTCCGGCTCCACCGGCGCGCCGAAGGGCGTGGAGATCAGCCATCGCGCGCTGGACCACTTCAGTGCGGCGGCGCGGCTGCGCTACGGCGTGACGGCGGACGACCGCATGCTGCAGTTCGCGCCGTTCAACTTCGACGCCAGCATCGAGGAAGTCTTCGTCAGCCTGAGCGCCGGCGCCACCCTGGTGCTGCGTACCGATGCGCTGCTGCAGTCGATCGATGCCTTCGTCGACGGGCTCCAGAAGCAGGCGATCGGCATCGTCGACCTGCCCACGGCGTTCTGGAATGAGTGGGTGGTGGCGCTGCGCAGCGGCCAGGCACGGATTCCGGCCGGGCTGAAGACGGTGATCATCGGCGGCGAGGCGGTATTCCCCGAACAGCTGGCCGCCTGGCAGCGCGTGGCCGGGCCGCAACTGCGGCTGATCAACACCTATGGGCCGACCGAGGCCACGGTGGTCGCCAGCAGCTGCGACCTGCAGCAGGTCGATGCCAGCGCCGCCTGCCTGCCCATCGGCCAGCCGCTGGCGACGGTACAGACGCTGGTGCTCGACCGCGGCGACCGCCCGGCCGCCGAAGGCGAGCTGGTGCTCTGCGGTCCGCAATTGGCCAACGGTTATCTCAACAGCGACTCCGCGGCCTTCGCCCGCCTGCGCATCGGCGCGCAAGAAGAAACGGTCTACCGCACCGGCGACCGCGTGCGCCACGTCGATGGCCAACTGGTCTACCTCGGCCGGCTGGACAACGAATTCAAGATCAGCGGCTACCGCATCCAGCCCGGCGAGGTCGAGGCGCGCCTGCTGGCGCTGGACGGCGTCGACGAAGCCTGCGTGCTCGGCCTGGAACTGGGTGGCGGCCTGCGCCGGCTGGTGGCCTTCGTCGCCGGCCCCTGCGACGACCTGCGTGCTATTCGCCGTGAGCTGGGCCAGGTACTACCGGCGGCGATGGTGCCGACCGACTACCGCCACTACCGCGCCCTGCCGCGTACCGGCAGCAACAAGCTCGACCGCAAGCGCCTGCAGGCCGAGTACCTGCAGGGTGCGACCACGCGGGCGCTGGACGATGCCACCCAGCAGCGGGTCAGCGCCATCTGGCAGCAGATCCTCGGCGTCGGCGGCATCCAGGCGCAGGACAACTTCTTCGAGCTCGGCGGCCAGTCGTTGCAGACCATCCAGATCGTCAACCGCCTGGCCGCCGAGTTCGGCACCGCGGTGAAGGTCTCGGACGTGTTCGACAACCCCTGTCTGGCGGATTTCTGCCGCTTCCTCGATAGCCGCCTGCGGCAGGGGCAAGCGCAGGTGGAAACGGTCTGGTGA
- the dhbA gene encoding 2,3-dihydro-2,3-dihydroxybenzoate dehydrogenase, with product MDFHGRHIWVTGAGQGIGRAVAEGFARLGGEVVGLDQAFPECDYGYRTYVLDVSDAAAVHRACAELLAPGQGIDVLASVAGILRLGAIEELSLADWDDSLRVNLSGPFYLLRELLPRFKAQRRGAVVAVSSNATRVPRMQMAAYAASKAALTSLIRTAGLELATCGVRCNLVSPGSTDTAMQRGMWADDSGRTRTIAGFPEQFKLGIPLQKIATPEEVANTVLFLASDLASHITLQDIVVDGGATLAA from the coding sequence ATGGATTTTCACGGGCGGCACATCTGGGTCACCGGCGCCGGTCAGGGCATCGGCCGCGCGGTGGCCGAGGGTTTCGCCCGGCTCGGCGGCGAGGTGGTGGGGCTGGACCAGGCCTTCCCGGAGTGTGACTACGGCTACCGCACCTATGTGCTCGACGTCAGCGATGCCGCGGCCGTGCACCGGGCCTGCGCCGAACTGCTGGCGCCGGGGCAGGGCATCGACGTGCTCGCCAGCGTCGCCGGCATCCTGCGTCTGGGCGCGATCGAGGAACTGAGCTTGGCCGACTGGGACGACTCGCTGCGGGTCAACCTGTCCGGGCCGTTCTACCTGCTGCGCGAGCTGCTGCCGCGTTTCAAGGCGCAGCGCCGCGGTGCGGTGGTGGCGGTGAGCAGCAATGCGACCCGGGTGCCGCGCATGCAGATGGCGGCCTACGCGGCGTCCAAGGCCGCGCTGACCAGCTTGATTCGCACCGCCGGGCTGGAACTCGCGACCTGCGGCGTGCGCTGCAACCTGGTGTCGCCGGGTTCCACCGATACCGCCATGCAGCGCGGCATGTGGGCCGACGACAGCGGCCGGACGCGGACCATCGCCGGCTTCCCCGAGCAGTTCAAGCTCGGCATCCCGCTGCAGAAGATCGCCACGCCCGAGGAGGTGGCCAACACCGTGCTGTTCCTCGCCTCGGACCTGGCCAGCCACATCACCCTGCAGGACATCGTCGTCGACGGCGGCGCCACCCTGGCAGCCTGA